A window of Ipomoea triloba cultivar NCNSP0323 chromosome 2, ASM357664v1 contains these coding sequences:
- the LOC116010816 gene encoding uncharacterized protein LOC116010816, translating to MENSTLPVYGDENVIENNSGGNGNNVAHSQAPVNVGSQDGVAIEWYISTMFLTERVPELKEQDPEFVMAVGFWKDSDFICHNYILNGLCDALYDVYRKIGATRSLWEALDHKYKSEDAGAKKFVVSRFLDIKMVDSNTMLRWNDFKNYLKHKRKEMNLEDLIQRLRIEERNMKTDEKGPVFGGAKANVLEHGQNSKTAKKHKQKLGPKGGITKAIVTEVNFVGSNSPEWFTDTCATRHLCCNREMFSTFETVEGEKVWIGNFAQSDVEGLGKVVLKMTFGKELTLKNVLYVPELRKNLVSGSLLNKHGFKMVFESNKVVLSKLGMFVGKGM from the exons ATGGAGAACTCTACACTTCCAGTTTATGGTGACGAGAATGTTATTGAGAACAACAGTGGTGGGAACGGCAACAACGTTGCACATTCTCAGGCACCAGTGAACGTTGGTTCACAAGATGGTGTGGCCATTGAGTGGTATATCTCTACGAT GTTCTTGACAGAGAGGGTTCCTGAGTTGAAGGAACAAGATCCAGAGTTTGTGATGGCAGTTGGGTTTTGGAAGGATTCAGACTTCATTTGCCACAACTATATCCTGAACGGATTGTGTGATGCTCTTTACGATGTATATCGTAAGATTGGCGCAACGAGATCGTTGTGGGAAGCCTTGGATCATAAGTATAAAAGTGAGGATGCCGGCgcaaagaaatttgttgttAGTCGATTCCTCGACATTAAAATGGTTGATTCCAATACCATGCTAA GGTGGAATGACTTCAAAAACTACCTTAAGCACAAGCGAAAGGAGATGAACCTGGAAGACCTGATCCAACGACTCAGAATTGAGGAGAGGAACATGAAAACTGACGAGAAGGGTCCTGTCTTTGGTGGCGCTAAGGCCAACGTGCTGGAGCACGGTCAAAACTCCAAGACGGCTAAGAAGCATAAGCAGAAGCTAGGTCCAAAAGGTGGTATTACCAAGG CTATAGTCACGGAGGTGAACTTCGTGGGCTCTAACTCACCTGAGTGGTTCACCGACACCTGTGCAACAAGGCATTTGTGTTGCAACCGGGAGATGTTCAGCACTTTTGAGACCGTTGAGGGCGAGAAGGTGTGGATAGGAAACTTTGCTCAGTCCGATGTGGAGGGCTTAGGCAAGGTGGTTCTGAAGATGACTTTCGGGAAGGAACTGACGTTGAAGAACGTGCTATATGTTCCGGAGCTGAGGAAGAATCTGGTCTCTGGCTCGTTGTTGAATAAGCATGGCTTCAAGATGGTCTTCGAGTCAAACAAAGTTGTTTTGTCTAAGTTAGGAATGTTTGTAGGCAAAGGTATGTAA